The Mucilaginibacter mallensis genome has a segment encoding these proteins:
- a CDS encoding RHS repeat domain-containing protein, translating to MRKIVQLFILIGTAFLLFPGNCFAGIENNQNAITGPFATGVTCSAQDSKFTDPLWSSYYTKSIQSTVSLKVLDNVLISTAFTYTANLQIQYYTAPGSAVTTVNTSLTVNYVPGQGAKYKGLDIYNVPLGYKITATVLSSSTTGTAPASSVQLTAAIVIDRSYPFSAATGIGAVYNIANNTKQLQVSWATIPSADEYDVEWTTINNGNSNFAEISANRTIPSTPDNPALSTALAQAFRNNASRTTTSGNNVGISMISTDSLLLVRIRQVQYDKTTGVRVAGNWDYKNGSGYAIWLLNWDEQNQNWQYSAAFAEDGKKKEVISYFDGTLRGRQTVTLNNTDNVAIAQENIYDNFGRPTASILPAPYKEPSLVPYLHYIPNFNENALDSPYTFVNVRGVVPAACELNPDPLNTAAGASQYYSASNDFKTLNIGNNYIPDAAGYPLSVTQYTNDNTGRIRSQGGVGLAFQPGKSGSPALSKTTKYYYGKPEQWELDQLFANDAGYAEHYLKNMVIDPNGQISISYLNASGKTIATALTGKVPSMLDTLPSYHSVSSTTIPQNIHILKPEQFIYDASALTLTANTTYLASVTGVDTLKFNIQKLVDKYPGTFQICSNCYYKMTAVVSDDCGDIAASITTPVKIGDTVSTCADTALYNGLLVVPVNQIGEYNVRLQFAFDPTVIQSYTDTFIQQGLSHGYIQQQFDYIKQRYLDSLNVSGCYSDCHTCTTLLADSAGFVQALQTTCTGLGLDSLSVAGSSFHAWAGGLFHTLKLNCNALQATCSYSPCTSEQDEMEGDVSPGGQYALFDSTGRVLEPGANVLADTIPGVGKPNWRVVFPVLAATDSVYISNERVRPDGTVTSPNDGSFNLQQLITYWQPAWAVKFLSYHPEYCKLQFCSSSSQYQSWDLRVQEDFTKASQVPLIPVASGPPLNYNYTNSSDWLLPADPFFKSGGMGAAYYSQMQSDLLHYSSNVLNITQEPIKGLMAYDDYMLYCVDKTGNTNTGLPVDSNWTQCTPVTSCRVADREWALYSQYYFQLKQKYYQLLQAVSCGSVCPVGQPIVSQLPGSCPVPSEFSVQPYIGTDYCGSAQTAVVVHNPGTLSHSLTVHLYYPSVYNSRTDLIRSVYFPGAGQVTFCVPNDVPISYISVDSVNCGTTPPPVPVDTPLIFMHDAKTGQSTMLCQGGLYQQVQYTSYMVLRNKSGQSVKATQSIDVEVNYTITEAPEFTHYFMIPPGDSVSTSYVYYRSSVVPGTCNVVSVNPDCVLYVYGALFTAKYTSPPTYFNRTCPDFVDSIPPPPTPPVNPCPQAYTVKTPRFPTYTSIPADTVQGITASWQLTAPVQTAISDQAQDICQANAATWISRLQPGLTAMSISQSQINQLTSALIGICSIGGVDQNHPMGASSLPPGQTIPYVNFGAAIQSIILSPGINHYTSVMNPYLIDAPYPYQPLQQSVAKTISNSNAVLCDSLSALTARATTAGQTLYNYLVSTYGSAMTLSHADLDTLVNSCTNCRFMLANDITLPVFLDPGSTGCVLRAAYLAAKDTLNIQFGGTLSTLDTNYQTILSNYMNQRWGFSLTYSDYNAFETGTSPLLCNTLPYTSVNANPYDCVENAVSKAVESGLADYDAYIALQRQNFMTSYINTCSLAKANANMVGVQQEYHYTLYYYDQADNLARTIPPEGVTLVNPNLFSYIDHVRDVDTAAVSYSYNGPETASSLPAALTTLSATLSAATGAVEMWLYNASLNHYHWVEVTPDQKYLFQLGIAGSTLNIDVYPLKSPSATTVQLMPTTGHYQADISAALPLYPFTHVVFQGSSLGSGTTLPQIYLNGQALTVNTSGTPGPFGFTIKVGSSVIIYPDSNQSLKHMRLYNHLLSPATITADAANNYFSATDLSYTGWYRFNIPAPGTPPTTVNGTSDETTNVDLYPGHVLPTSYTYNATNQVTTQQSPDGGTNRFWYDLLSRLVISQNDKQITLNNYSYTQYDSIGRITEVGQKNYTGTTIGSPDYLANTTITAFNTAGTNSQITDTYYDSPVPTVSGNTNGIATLPGQSNLRKRVAASTYTETQGSPVLRATYYNYDIDGNVKTLWQQVDGIYQNSTNTGLKRIDYEYDLVSGKVNFVRYQDGQPDAFYYQYNYDADNRLTKAWSSTTAMVDTAIGSYLPKTTAKQDAAYYYYLHGPLRRMELGDSTSKVQGVDYAYTLQGWLKGVNSTSVQSSQDMGRDSLPIPRDAYGYSLYYYTNDYNPIGGTNPFSTAPAGLSTFNSLYNGNIAAMSTNITKLTDPWHYYTYRYDQLNRLKGNSVYKAGSTATPVTDYQENFTYDGNGNILTATRNAGAATAMDNLTYRYNHNTSGRLTNNELNYITDAVTTHNWPYGLSNQAINNYTYDAIGNMTADVADTISNINWTVYNKIQSLTNSKGTIIYTYDPEGQRVSKTLSGITTWYIRDAQGNALALYDNKHSTINWKEQDLYGSSRLGMWQPGVTLSTNNAQAVWDTTGGKQYELSNHLGNVLATISDKRVQHSSNGTAIDYFDADIVTAQEYYAFGGLMPGRTYVEASNYRYGFNGKENDNDANNGFQDYGQREYDRLIGRFISVDPISGKYPELSTYQFASNSPINFIDIDGLEQAMPKYKRDPISQIIHDINKAIDKKIQQEEEKLSLMSNEEIKDAINKTMATALKHPDEIIINTVKNISKQEDQIPKDARNLLNYAAKGKTDQVSKLAADKIVEYGPWFLFPEEEELKSVSPELFNVEKLSIETPYGLARQALTKDALSLRSQVESGIKLYRVGELGKSEGAEAQFWSTENPLDNPRAYEKKYGLEPGSLGKKNFIEIGTLKKNTSFITRPAPAYPNSPDDYGGGIEVVTPANGVNLESFHIIKK from the coding sequence ATGCGTAAAATTGTACAGCTTTTTATTTTGATCGGAACAGCCTTCCTGCTGTTTCCGGGCAACTGTTTTGCCGGTATAGAAAATAACCAGAATGCAATAACAGGACCTTTTGCTACTGGCGTAACGTGTTCTGCCCAGGATAGTAAATTTACCGACCCCTTATGGAGTAGCTATTATACCAAATCCATTCAAAGTACGGTATCACTAAAAGTATTGGATAATGTACTGATCAGCACGGCATTTACCTATACCGCTAATTTGCAGATCCAGTATTACACTGCACCCGGTAGCGCTGTTACAACGGTTAATACATCACTTACCGTAAATTATGTACCGGGGCAGGGCGCCAAATATAAAGGGCTGGATATTTATAATGTGCCGCTTGGCTATAAAATTACGGCTACAGTTTTAAGTTCATCAACCACAGGTACGGCTCCGGCATCATCGGTACAACTAACCGCCGCTATTGTGATAGACCGCAGTTATCCGTTCTCGGCTGCTACTGGTATTGGCGCGGTGTATAATATAGCCAACAATACCAAACAATTACAGGTGAGCTGGGCCACGATACCATCGGCTGATGAATATGATGTAGAGTGGACAACGATCAATAATGGGAATAGCAATTTTGCTGAGATCTCGGCCAACCGCACAATTCCATCTACGCCTGATAATCCAGCTTTAAGTACCGCCCTTGCGCAGGCTTTCAGAAATAATGCCAGCCGTACCACTACTTCGGGCAATAACGTGGGTATCTCCATGATCTCAACAGATAGCCTGCTGCTGGTACGCATACGGCAGGTGCAGTATGATAAAACAACCGGAGTAAGGGTGGCAGGCAACTGGGACTACAAGAATGGTAGTGGGTACGCCATATGGCTGCTCAACTGGGATGAACAAAATCAGAACTGGCAATATTCAGCAGCATTTGCTGAAGACGGCAAGAAAAAGGAAGTGATCAGTTATTTTGATGGTACGCTGCGCGGCAGACAAACGGTGACATTGAACAATACGGATAATGTTGCCATAGCTCAGGAGAATATATACGATAATTTTGGGCGGCCAACAGCCAGCATCTTGCCCGCGCCTTATAAAGAACCCAGCCTCGTGCCTTATTTGCATTATATCCCCAATTTTAATGAGAACGCGTTAGATAGCCCTTATACTTTCGTAAATGTCAGAGGTGTTGTTCCAGCTGCCTGTGAGTTAAATCCTGACCCATTGAATACAGCAGCAGGTGCTTCACAGTATTACTCTGCTTCAAATGATTTCAAAACCCTGAACATCGGTAATAATTATATACCCGATGCAGCGGGTTACCCTTTATCAGTTACGCAATATACCAATGATAATACGGGTCGGATCCGCTCGCAGGGCGGGGTAGGATTGGCTTTTCAGCCGGGTAAATCCGGCTCGCCGGCGCTGAGCAAAACCACCAAATACTATTATGGCAAACCGGAGCAATGGGAGCTTGACCAGTTATTTGCCAACGATGCGGGTTACGCGGAGCATTACCTGAAAAATATGGTGATTGACCCTAATGGGCAGATCAGTATTTCTTACCTGAATGCCAGCGGTAAAACTATCGCCACGGCACTAACGGGCAAGGTACCATCTATGTTGGATACGCTGCCATCGTATCATTCGGTTTCCAGCACCACCATACCGCAAAATATCCACATACTAAAGCCTGAACAGTTTATATACGATGCTTCTGCGCTCACGCTTACCGCCAATACTACTTATTTAGCTTCCGTAACTGGAGTAGATACCCTGAAGTTTAATATCCAGAAACTGGTTGATAAATATCCCGGTACGTTTCAGATCTGCAGTAATTGTTACTATAAAATGACAGCAGTGGTGAGCGATGATTGCGGCGATATAGCAGCCAGTATCACTACTCCGGTAAAGATAGGTGATACAGTAAGCACCTGTGCCGATACCGCTCTTTATAACGGGTTATTAGTAGTACCGGTTAATCAGATCGGGGAGTACAACGTGAGGCTGCAATTCGCGTTCGACCCAACAGTGATACAGAGCTATACCGACACTTTTATACAACAGGGCCTCAGCCATGGCTACATACAGCAGCAATTTGATTACATCAAACAGCGTTACCTGGATAGTCTGAATGTAAGTGGTTGTTACAGCGATTGCCATACCTGTACCACTTTGTTGGCTGATTCTGCAGGCTTTGTACAGGCACTCCAAACTACCTGTACCGGGCTCGGGCTGGATTCTTTAAGTGTGGCCGGCTCTTCTTTTCATGCATGGGCAGGCGGCCTGTTCCATACCCTAAAGTTGAATTGTAATGCACTACAGGCTACCTGCAGTTATTCACCATGCACCTCTGAACAGGATGAAATGGAGGGTGATGTGTCGCCGGGTGGTCAGTATGCTTTGTTTGATTCTACCGGCAGGGTACTTGAACCCGGCGCAAATGTATTAGCCGATACCATACCGGGAGTGGGTAAGCCTAACTGGCGGGTAGTATTTCCTGTGCTGGCAGCAACAGATTCGGTATACATCAGCAACGAGAGAGTCAGGCCTGATGGCACCGTCACTTCGCCGAATGATGGTAGCTTTAATCTGCAGCAACTGATCACTTACTGGCAGCCGGCATGGGCGGTTAAGTTCTTGAGTTATCACCCGGAATATTGTAAACTGCAGTTTTGTAGTAGCTCTTCGCAATACCAAAGCTGGGACCTGCGGGTGCAGGAGGATTTTACCAAAGCATCGCAGGTACCGCTGATCCCGGTGGCCAGCGGGCCTCCATTAAACTATAACTATACCAACTCATCCGACTGGTTATTACCTGCCGACCCGTTCTTTAAGTCGGGGGGCATGGGGGCGGCTTATTATTCGCAGATGCAAAGCGATCTGCTTCATTATTCCAGCAATGTGCTGAACATCACCCAGGAGCCGATCAAGGGGCTGATGGCTTATGATGATTACATGCTTTATTGCGTGGATAAAACGGGCAATACCAATACAGGTTTGCCGGTAGATAGCAACTGGACACAGTGTACCCCGGTAACTTCGTGCAGGGTGGCCGACAGGGAGTGGGCCTTATACAGCCAGTATTACTTTCAGCTTAAACAAAAATATTACCAGCTGCTGCAAGCCGTTTCTTGCGGATCGGTTTGCCCGGTTGGGCAGCCTATAGTAAGCCAGTTGCCGGGTAGTTGCCCGGTGCCATCTGAGTTTAGTGTGCAGCCATATATCGGTACTGATTATTGCGGAAGTGCACAAACTGCTGTAGTAGTACATAATCCCGGGACGCTGAGCCATTCGCTTACCGTGCATTTGTATTATCCGTCTGTTTATAATAGCAGGACAGACCTCATACGTTCAGTTTATTTCCCCGGTGCCGGGCAGGTTACATTTTGTGTGCCGAATGATGTGCCGATCAGTTACATTAGCGTAGATTCGGTTAATTGCGGAACAACACCACCGCCTGTACCGGTTGATACACCATTGATTTTTATGCATGATGCTAAAACAGGACAATCAACTATGTTGTGTCAGGGTGGTTTATATCAGCAGGTTCAATATACCAGCTATATGGTGTTGCGCAACAAAAGCGGACAATCAGTTAAAGCAACGCAGAGTATTGATGTAGAGGTCAACTATACTATTACCGAAGCGCCAGAATTTACGCATTATTTCATGATACCTCCTGGCGATTCTGTAAGTACAAGTTACGTTTATTACAGGTCCAGCGTAGTACCGGGTACATGCAATGTGGTGTCGGTAAACCCCGACTGTGTTTTATATGTTTACGGGGCCTTGTTTACCGCTAAATACACTAGCCCACCGACATATTTTAATAGAACATGCCCGGATTTCGTCGACTCCATACCGCCGCCGCCAACACCGCCGGTAAACCCATGCCCGCAGGCATATACTGTAAAAACACCACGGTTCCCGACTTATACTTCTATTCCGGCTGATACGGTACAGGGCATTACGGCCAGTTGGCAGTTAACCGCACCTGTTCAAACTGCCATATCGGACCAGGCGCAGGATATTTGCCAGGCCAATGCTGCTACCTGGATCAGCAGATTGCAACCCGGGTTAACGGCGATGAGCATTAGTCAGAGCCAAATTAATCAACTTACTTCGGCTTTAATAGGTATTTGCTCTATTGGTGGTGTAGATCAAAACCACCCGATGGGGGCAAGTTCGCTGCCGCCAGGACAAACTATACCCTACGTGAATTTCGGTGCAGCTATTCAAAGTATCATACTCAGTCCGGGCATCAATCACTACACTTCGGTCATGAACCCGTACCTCATTGACGCCCCATATCCTTATCAGCCTTTGCAGCAGTCGGTGGCCAAGACTATCAGTAATTCAAATGCTGTTTTGTGCGATTCATTGAGCGCTTTAACCGCACGGGCTACAACTGCGGGCCAAACGCTGTACAATTACCTGGTAAGCACCTACGGCAGCGCCATGACGCTGAGCCACGCCGACCTGGATACACTGGTGAACTCCTGTACCAATTGCCGGTTCATGCTGGCCAATGATATTACCCTGCCAGTATTTCTGGATCCTGGTTCAACAGGTTGTGTACTGCGTGCTGCCTATTTAGCGGCTAAGGATACCCTGAACATACAGTTTGGCGGTACGCTTTCCACCCTCGATACCAATTACCAAACCATACTGAGCAATTACATGAACCAGCGCTGGGGATTTTCGCTCACTTATAGTGATTATAATGCCTTTGAAACCGGCACATCGCCGTTGTTATGTAATACGCTGCCGTATACATCGGTTAACGCCAACCCATATGATTGCGTGGAGAACGCGGTATCAAAAGCAGTAGAAAGCGGTTTAGCCGATTATGATGCCTATATAGCGCTGCAGCGGCAAAACTTTATGACCAGCTATATCAATACCTGCAGCCTCGCCAAGGCTAACGCCAATATGGTAGGCGTGCAGCAGGAATACCATTATACGCTGTATTATTATGATCAGGCGGATAATTTGGCGCGCACCATACCGCCCGAGGGGGTTACGCTGGTTAACCCTAACCTGTTTAGCTATATTGACCATGTGCGCGATGTGGATACGGCGGCGGTAAGCTATAGCTATAACGGCCCGGAAACAGCATCCAGTCTGCCAGCGGCACTGACCACCCTTTCAGCTACCCTGTCGGCAGCGACAGGCGCGGTAGAAATGTGGCTGTATAACGCCAGCCTGAACCATTACCATTGGGTAGAAGTAACGCCTGACCAGAAATATCTTTTCCAGTTAGGGATTGCAGGCAGCACGCTTAATATTGACGTTTATCCGCTTAAGTCGCCAAGCGCGACGACCGTGCAACTGATGCCTACAACGGGGCATTACCAGGCAGATATCAGCGCTGCGTTACCTTTGTACCCGTTTACGCATGTGGTGTTCCAGGGGAGCTCGCTGGGATCAGGAACAACGCTGCCGCAGATCTACCTGAACGGGCAGGCGCTGACGGTAAATACCAGCGGCACACCGGGACCATTCGGTTTTACGATTAAGGTGGGCAGCAGCGTGATCATTTATCCCGACAGTAACCAGAGCCTGAAACACATGCGGCTGTACAACCATCTGCTGAGTCCGGCAACGATCACCGCGGATGCTGCTAATAACTATTTTTCAGCAACAGACCTGAGCTACACCGGCTGGTACCGCTTTAACATACCCGCGCCGGGCACGCCGCCAACCACGGTTAATGGCACGAGTGATGAAACGACCAATGTGGATCTCTATCCGGGCCACGTACTGCCGACCAGCTATACCTATAATGCTACTAACCAGGTGACCACGCAACAGTCGCCGGATGGGGGCACGAACCGTTTCTGGTACGATCTGCTGAGCAGATTGGTGATCTCGCAGAACGACAAGCAGATCACGCTGAATAATTACAGCTATACGCAGTACGATTCGATCGGCAGGATAACAGAAGTAGGGCAGAAGAACTATACAGGCACCACTATAGGCAGCCCCGACTACCTGGCTAATACCACGATAACCGCGTTTAACACAGCAGGCACAAACAGCCAGATCACCGATACGTATTATGACAGCCCGGTACCAACAGTCAGCGGCAATACCAACGGTATAGCCACGCTGCCGGGGCAAAGCAACCTGAGGAAAAGAGTAGCAGCCAGCACCTACACCGAAACCCAGGGCAGCCCGGTACTGCGGGCGACCTATTACAATTACGATATCGACGGCAATGTAAAGACGCTATGGCAGCAGGTAGACGGGATCTACCAAAACAGCACCAACACGGGCTTAAAACGGATAGACTATGAATACGACCTGGTGAGCGGGAAGGTAAACTTTGTACGCTACCAGGACGGGCAGCCGGACGCGTTTTACTACCAGTATAACTATGATGCTGATAACCGCCTGACCAAAGCCTGGAGCAGCACCACGGCCATGGTGGATACAGCCATAGGCAGTTACCTGCCCAAAACCACGGCCAAACAGGACGCCGCCTATTACTACTACCTGCACGGCCCGCTGCGCCGGATGGAACTGGGCGACAGCACGAGCAAGGTACAGGGTGTGGACTATGCTTATACCTTGCAGGGTTGGTTGAAGGGGGTGAATAGTACATCCGTACAAAGCTCGCAGGATATGGGCCGCGATTCTTTACCAATCCCACGAGATGCCTACGGCTATAGCCTGTATTATTATACAAACGATTACAATCCAATAGGCGGTACAAACCCATTCTCAACCGCTCCGGCAGGCCTTAGCACGTTTAACTCGCTGTACAATGGCAACATAGCTGCCATGAGTACCAATATAACCAAACTTACCGACCCATGGCATTACTATACCTATAGATATGACCAACTCAACAGGCTAAAAGGCAACAGCGTTTACAAAGCGGGCAGCACTGCTACTCCGGTAACCGACTATCAGGAAAACTTTACCTATGATGGCAATGGCAATATCCTCACGGCCACCCGCAACGCAGGGGCTGCCACCGCTATGGATAACCTGACCTACAGATACAACCATAACACCAGTGGCAGGCTCACCAATAACGAGCTGAACTATATAACCGATGCCGTAACCACCCACAACTGGCCCTACGGGCTGAGTAACCAAGCAATTAATAACTATACCTATGATGCCATAGGCAATATGACGGCTGATGTAGCAGATACCATCAGCAACATTAACTGGACGGTTTATAATAAAATACAAAGCCTGACCAACAGCAAAGGCACGATTATTTATACCTACGACCCGGAAGGACAACGAGTAAGCAAGACGCTGAGCGGCATTACCACCTGGTATATCAGGGATGCCCAAGGCAATGCCCTCGCATTATATGACAATAAGCACAGTACCATTAACTGGAAAGAACAGGATCTGTATGGCTCATCACGGCTAGGCATGTGGCAGCCCGGCGTAACGCTAAGCACAAACAATGCACAAGCTGTATGGGATACTACGGGCGGTAAGCAGTATGAGTTAAGCAATCATTTAGGTAATGTACTGGCAACCATCAGCGATAAACGGGTACAGCACAGCAGCAATGGCACAGCCATAGACTATTTTGATGCCGATATAGTCACCGCCCAGGAATACTACGCTTTTGGCGGCCTGATGCCGGGAAGAACTTATGTGGAGGCTAGCAACTACCGTTACGGGTTTAATGGGAAGGAGAATGATAACGATGCCAATAATGGCTTTCAGGATTATGGGCAACGTGAATATGATAGATTGATAGGAAGGTTTATTAGTGTGGATCCGATTTCAGGTAAATATCCCGAGTTATCAACTTATCAATTTGCTAGTAATAGTCCAATTAATTTTATTGATATCGATGGATTAGAGCAAGCTATGCCAAAATATAAGCGTGATCCTATTTCACAAATTATACACGATATAAATAAGGCTATTGATAAAAAAATTCAACAGGAGGAAGAAAAGCTTTCATTAATGAGTAATGAAGAAATAAAAGACGCCATCAATAAAACAATGGCAACTGCACTTAAACATCCAGATGAAATAATAATAAATACAGTAAAAAATATAAGTAAGCAAGAAGATCAAATTCCAAAAGATGCTCGTAATTTGTTAAATTACGCAGCAAAAGGGAAAACAGACCAAGTATCCAAGTTAGCGGCGGATAAAATCGTTGAATATGGACCATGGTTTTTATTTCCTGAAGAGGAAGAACTTAAGTCTGTTTCACCAGAGTTATTTAACGTAGAAAAATTATCGATAGAAACACCTTATGGTTTAGCAAGACAAGCATTGACAAAAGATGCATTATCTTTACGATCACAGGTCGAATCGGGTATAAAGCTATATAGAGTAGGAGAATTAGGAAAAAGCGAGGGGGCAGAAGCGCAATTTTGGTCAACAGAAAATCCGTTAGATAATCCGCGAGCTTATGAAAAAAAATATGGGTTAGAACCGGGAAGTCTTGGAAAGAAAAATTTCATTGAAATAGGTACACTTAAGAAGAATACTTCATTTATAACAAGACCTGCGCCAGCATATCCAAATAGCCCTGATGATTATGGTGGTGGTATTGAAGTCGTTACTCCCGCAAATGGAGTCAACTTAGAAAGTTTTCACATAATAAAAAAATAA